The Fusarium oxysporum Fo47 chromosome II, complete sequence genome includes a region encoding these proteins:
- a CDS encoding aldehyde dehydrogenase domain-containing protein, producing the protein MATNGTKSHPINLKDNYVQIIDGKSAPTQKTHQGINPATLEKKPEVPVATQDDLNRAVDAARKAYKSWSKVPWEERKQKLFAWADAIEAQKKEFADLLVSEQGKPIAQASGEAEAAIAWVRGQASIDLPEEVVEDSESRKIITRYTPLGVAAAIVPWNFPLMLAAAKIAPALVTGNVIIVKPSPFTPYCGLKLVELAQQFFPPGVVQSLSGDDNLGPWITSHEGIDKISFTGSTNTGKLVMQSAAKTLKRVTLELGGNDAAVIFPDVDIESVAEKVSTLAFMNSGQICLNVKRIYVHESIYEKFRDAVVKHVKNYKLGDGSSEGTSHGPVQNEMQYNRVKTFFDDIEKQGWKVATGGKFDPAPKDGYYIQPTVIDNPPENSRIVVEEPFGPILPILSWKDEDEVIERANDTKLGLGASVWSSNIETAERVAKQLEAGTVWVNNHFDITPMAPFGGHKQSGIGAEWGINGLKGFCNVQSLFVSKL; encoded by the exons ATGGCTACCAACGGAACCAAGTCTCATCCTATTAACCTCAAGGACAACTATGTCCAGATCATCGATGGCAAAAGCGCCCCTACCCAAAAGACCCACCAGGGTATAAACCCAGCGAcccttgagaagaagcccgagGTCCCTGTCGCCACCCAAGACGACTTGAACCGAGCTGTCGACGCTGCTAGAAAGGCTTACAAGTCTTGGTCAAAGGTTCCATGGGAGGAGCGAAAGCAGAAGCTGTTTGCGTGGGCCGATGCCATTGAGGCCCAGAAGAAGGAATTCGCCGACCTTCTTGTCTCTGAGCAAGGAAAACCT ATTGCTCAAGCTTCtggtgaggctgaggctgcgaTTGCTTGGGTCAGAGGCCAAGCTAGCATTGACCTCCCCGAAGAAGTCGTCGAGGATAGCGAGAGCCGCAAGATCATCACGAGATACACTCCTCTTGGTGTAGCCGCTGCTATTGTCCCATGGAACTTCCCCCTCATGCTGGCAGCCGCAAAGATTGCTCCCGCTCTCGTCACAGGAAACGTCATCATTGTGAAACCATCGCCCTTCACGCCTTATTGCGGCCTGAAACTGGTTGAGTTGGCACAGCAGTTCTTCCCTCCTGGCGTTGTGCAGTCACTCAGTGGTGATGATAACCTTGGCCCTTGGATCACAAGCCATGAGGGTATTGATAAGATCAGCTTTACAGGTTCGACCAATACTGGAAAATTGGTGATGCAGAGTGCTGCCAAGACACTTAAGCGTGTTACTCTTGAGCT CGGCGGTAATGATGCTGCCGTTATTTTCCCTGATGTCGACATTGAAAGCGTGGCTGAAAAG GTTTCTACACTTGCATTCATGAACTCAGGTCAGATCTGCTTGAACGTCAAGCGAATCTATGTCCATGAATCCATCTACGAGAAGTTCCGTGATGCTGTAGTTAAGCACGTCAAGAACTACAAGCTCGGCGACGGTTCATCTGAGGGAACCAGCCACGGTCCAGTCCAGAACGAAATGCAGTACAACAGAGTGAAGACCTTCTTCGACGACATCGAGAAGCAAGGCTGGAAGGTTGCTACGGGTGGCAAATTTGACCCTGCGCCCAAGGATGGTTATTACATCCAGCCTACGGTGATCGATAACCCTCCCGAGAACTCTAGGATTGTGGTTGAGGAGCCTTTTG GCCCTATCCTTCCTATCCTTTCatggaaggatgaagatgaagtcatCGAGCGTGCCAACGATACcaagcttggtcttggagCCTCCGTCTGGTCGTCGAACATCGAAACAGCAGAGCGAGTGGCTAAGCAACTCGAGGCGGGAACTGTCTGGGTCAACAACCATTTTGATATCACTCCCATGGCTCCCTTCGGTGGTCATAAACAGTCTGGAATTGGTGCTGAGTGGGGTATCAACGGACTCAAGGGTTTCTGTAATGTGCAGAGTCTCTTCGTGAGCAAGCTTTAG
- a CDS encoding Alpha/Beta hydrolase protein, with amino-acid sequence MGYMKTTYDYFDLNAPFTPLPKYGHLSKKTPEYEQAEPSIRKTYESLFSLPDFPSVRAVAGDSDAVMPPGGPDRYKHVVTSLIDITTRDSTMIELKVYKSPNVKENAVLMYRIHGGVSVDYRTAPEHPFPTPINDCYDGLIWCKKNASRLGIDPEKIIISGGSAGGQLAASLALDCVRDGVTGVIAQVLHFPSTCHPKFFPKDKYEYGSYVQNSDDAVLSTINMETVLDAHVPDAKPDYRHSPLLAVSFKGLPPTLIQCGGTDVLRDDSFAYAEALKKDGVNVEIYSYAGLPHWFPVILPQTSQSVQFYERYNNFLAKHTRK; translated from the exons ATGGGCTATATGAAAACTACTTACGATTACTTCGACCTCAACGCGCCTTTCACGCCGCTCCCGAAATATGGCCATCTTTCCAAAAAGACTCCCGAGTATGAACAAGCAGAACCTTCCATCCGAAAGACATATGAAtctcttttttcccttcCCGACTTTCCCAGTGTCCGCGCAGTCGCTGGTGATTCAGACGCAGTCATGCCCCCGGGTGGGCCTGATCGTTACAAACATGTTGTCACATCACTGATCGACATTACTACTCGTGATAGCACCATGATTGAGCTCAAGGTGTACAAGTCGCCTAATGTTAAGGAAAACGCTGTTTTGATGTATCGAATACACGGTGGAG TCAGTGTCGATTACAGGAC AGCCCCAGAGCATCCCTTCCCAACACCAATCAATGATTGTTACGACGGGCTCATCTGG TGTAAGAAGAACGCAAGCAGGTTAGGAATTGACCCAGAAAAGATCATAATCAGTGGAGGCTCTGCTGGCGGCCAACTC GCTGCTTCCCTCGCCCTAGACTGCGTCAGAGACGGTGTAACTGGAGTTATCGCCCAAGTGCTGCATTTTCCATCAACATGTCATCCCAAATTCTTCCCCAAGGATAAATACGAATATGGCAGCTATGTCCAAAACTCCGACGACGCTGTCCTGAGCACAATAAATATGGAGACGGTCTTAGATGCTCATGTCCCTGATGCGAAGCCAGACTACAGACACTCGCCTCTCCTTGCGGTATCATTCAAGGGGCTCCCGCCAACAC TGATTCAATGCGGTGGAACTGATGTCCTTCGAGATGATTCATTCGCCTACGCTGAAGCTCTCAAGAAAGATGGTGTGAACGTGGAAATTTACTCATATGCTGGGCTGCCGCATTGGTTCCCCGTCATCCTTCCCCAAACATCGCAAAGCGTACAGTTTTATgagagatataataacttcTTGGCCAAGCATACAAGAAAGTGA
- a CDS encoding ankyrin repeat-containing domain protein, protein MTASLIQHLRTTENCPVLFFFFRNIVAANFSPRALIQDWLAQLLPHSPKLQFALQSRLQDRLDDTSDNELIQLFIDGVTCVPKLYCVGDALDEMSTDSTPILERLNGLATHRPRTLKLLMTSRPSRTLQSTLRDSSIVHVSLQQRLVDVDIHSYLNHRFDNAPTLEHHREAKKDLINMVAEKSEGLFLYAKLTMDQVEESLQTDAALNIKDLEVSLPVGLEQTYTSMLAKQRGEPGVTTDVQVLILEAVIHASRPLRLNELASLLKCVRPDTTQPSAFKSLIATSCGPLIEILEDETLQVIHHSFTEFLRGDTRSASTVGASDFPIIDSLQAHKHMAMNCLVYLQSGSLLLESEQSNNSTYRPARLRHQFLSYAVENWPYHASNYDVDDDEFFKTIMDFLNSNSLSFLRWLVLQWGSTSSDKGSLKGIPTGLHIAAFAGLIHFASQLLKQGVSVSAVDAQERVPLHWAAANGHHKVAALLIQYGANPDAEDGRGLKPIHLATLKNYAKVMTVLLEAGVKPNTIKTRENRTGRLLGGERITKGECSIYYASRGGHTEAITVMIPFCEPQMLEQLLCQCCQFGRADAVQAILNNSPVSPNATYEGATALYFACAMPDVKCVEALIRAGADVNKTSQWQPRRRMNGPRPQKREDATPLHHLVEAWEDKNDSDSQEVLRMLLKAGADLERFDGHGRTPLIISAQDPRYSDETRNHLPALRALVRAGANVKVLGQPPSTDTMLHQVLEHSRDLEVVKLLVEYGCDP, encoded by the exons ATGACAGCCAGTTTGATTCAGCATCTGCGAACGACTGAGAATTGTCCCgttttattcttcttcttccgaaACATCGTCGCTGCGAATTTCTCACCACGTGCCCTGATCCAAGATTGGCTTGCTCAACTACTGCCTCATTCTCCCAAGCTGCAGTTTGCTCTTCAATCGCGACTCCAGGACAGATTAGATGACACCTCAGACAATGAGCTCATTCAACTCTTCATTGATGGTGTAACATGTGTCCCCAAGCTGTACTGTGTTGGCGATGCTCTCGATGAGATGTCGACCGACAGCACGCCAATCTTGGAGAGGCTCAACGGTCTTGCTACTCATCGGCCCAGAACATTGAAGTTGCTCATGACCAGCAGACCGTCTCGGACCTTGCAGAGCACGCTACGAGATTCATCCATCGTTCACGTCAGCCTGCAGCAGCGCCTTGTGGATGTCGACATCCATTCATATCTCAATCATCGATTTGACAATGCGCCTACATTGGAGCATCATCGTGAGGCGAAAaaggatctcatcaacatggtTGCCGAGAAATCAGAAGGCCTGTTCCTCTACGCCAAGCTGACCATGGACCAAGTTGAAGAATCCCTTCAAACCGATGCAGCTCTCAACATTAAAGATCTCGAGGTATCACTTCCGGTAGGTCTGGAGCAGACGTACACGAGCATGCTGGCCAAGCAACGGGGAGAGCCTGGAGTTACTACAGATGTTCAAGTCTTGATCCTTGAAGCAGTAATTCATGCATCGCGTCCCCTCCGATTGAATGAACTGGCGAGCCTCTTAAAGTGCGTTCGCCCTGACACCACCCAGCCCAGCGCCTTCAAAAGTTTGATCGCAACTAGCTGTGGGCCACTGATCGAGATCCTCGAGGACGAGACTTTGCAGGTAATCCATCACTCTTTCACGGAATTCTTACGTGGAGATACTCGCAGCGCTTCCACTGTTGGTGCATCTGACTTCCCAATCATCGACTCTCTTCAGGCACACAAGCATATGGCCATGAACTGCCTTGTTTATCTGCAGTCCGGATCACTGCTACTGGAGAGCGAACAATCCAACAACTCAACT TACAGACCAGCTCGCCTACGACATCAATTCCTCAGCTATGCGGTTGAGAATTGGCCATACCATGCTTCGAACTACGACGTGGATGATGACGAATTCTTCAAGACCATTATGGACTTTCTCAACTCTAACAGCCTTTCGTTTCTTCGATGGCTTGTCCTGCAATGgggatcaacatcaagcgATAAAGGGTCACTGAAAGGGATACCTACGGGTCTTCACATTGCAGCCTTTGCAGGGCTAATTCATTTCGCCTCCCAGCTACTCAAACAAGGCGTGTCAGTCTCGGCAGTTGATGCTCAAGAGCGGGTTCCATTACATTGGGCAGCAGCTAATGGCCACCATAAAGTCGCCGCGCTCCTCATTCAATACGGGGCCAATCCCGATGCCGAAGACGGAAGAGGACTGAAACCCATCCATCTCGCAACCTTGAAGAATTACGCTAAGGTTATGACCGTCTTACTCGAAGCAGGTGTTAAACCAAACACGATAAAAACAAGGGAAAACCGAACAGGGCGTCTCCTAGGCGGCGAAAGAATCACCAAAGGTGAATGCTCCATATACTATGCCAGTCGAGGAGGACACACAGAGGCAATTACTGTCATGATACCCTTCTGCGAGCCACAGATGCTGGAGCAACTTCTGTGCCAATGCTGCCAGTTCGGTCGAGCAGATGCAGTTCAAGCAATCTTGAACAACTCGCCTGTCTCGCCCAATGCAACTTACGAAGGGGCGACAGCATTGTATTTTGCTTGTGCCATGCCCGATGTCAAGTGTGTCGAAGCTCTCATTCGTGCAGGTGCAGATGTGAACAAGACATCCCAATGGCAACCGAGACGACGGATGAATGGCCCACGTCCCCAGAAACGGGAAGATGCAACACCGCTACACCACCTTGTAGAAGCCTGGGAAGATAAGAATGATTCCGATAGCCAAGAGGTCCTAAGAATGTTGCTGAAAGCTGGCGCTGACCTTGAACGGTTTGATGGCCATGGAAGGACTCCTTTGATCATTTCAGCACAAGACCCACGATATTCCGACGAAACTCGAAATCATTTACCTGCCCTGAGGGCCTTGGTAAGAGCGGGCGCCAACGTCAAGGTCCTTGGCCAGCCTCCGAGTACAGATACGATGCTGCACCAAGTTCTTGAACACAGCCGGGACTTAGAAGTGGTTAAGCTTCTTGTGGAATATGGGTGCGATCCG
- a CDS encoding P-loop containing nucleoside triphosphate hydrolase protein, with protein sequence MAHHFHVGAATGQHLLDPISQGIGIMRDVVSRWSELDITQIGSLIAIAGTVPTAWRFLHRIWHEVYGTIRRFFLASVTIPGGDPLNRSVVKWILANRERHYRSFHGRTDIGQNGDRAAALKKTKHSIQYSPHWNTRWLFYDGNLFLVTRRIDDFSSSLSDPSYDGIGGEEITVSCFGWSAEPIKAFIESCRDYSDRQTQFFVIIYARDRYGLSWKPKARKPIRHLETVHFDNETKQELLGDIRNYLDPKTQKRYQSRSMPYRRGYLFYGPPGTGKSSLSVAIAGEFGLDLYEVKIPSVATDADLEQMFQEIPPRCVVLLEDIDAVWTDRSNSDNGQEGSSAPNCTLSGLLNVLDGVGSVEGRIIIMTTNHPEQLDSALVRPGRVDMKVLLGNISRKSAEEMFIRMFSPDLGCTSHLDMDEIKKLAAEFGKEIPDDTFTPSLLQGFFQLHLESPQEAASSIGAWVKRELEKSSEKEFELITGKRKL encoded by the coding sequence ATGGCTCATCACTTCCACGTTGGCGCTGCTACTGGACAGCATCTTCTCGATCCAATATCACAGGGAATCGGTATCATGAGAGATGTTGTCTCACGCTGGTCAGAACTCGATATCACACAGATCGGATCGCTTATCGCCATTGCCGGAACAGTACCTACAGCTTGGAGATTTCTACATCGTATATGGCATGAAGTCTATGGTACAATACGACGTTTCTTTCTCGCATCAGTGACGATTCCCGGTGGCGATCCTCTCAACAGAAGTGTTGTCAAATGGATTCTGGCTAACCGGGAACGACACTATCGCTCATTTCATGGACGCACCGATATCGGACAGAATGGAGATCGCGCAGCAGCTCTTAAAAAGACAAAGCATTCTATTCAGTATTCGCCCCATTGGAACACCAGATGGCTATTTTATGACGGAAACCTGTTTCTTGTGACACGCAGAATCGACGACTTCAGCTCTTCTTTATCGGATCCTAGTTATGATGGTATCGGAGGGGAAGAGATCACTGTGAGCTGCTTTGGCTGGTCGGCTGAGCCCATCAAGGCCTTTATCGAATCATGTCGGGATTATTCAGATCGGCAAACACAGTTTTTCGTGATTATCTACGCTCGAGATCGCTATGGTCTTTCGTGGAAACCAAAGGCACGGAAACCGATTCGACATTTAGAGACCGTTCACTTCGATAATGAGACGAaacaagagcttcttggcgataTTCGGAATTATCTTGATCCCAAGACGCAAAAGAGATATCAGAGTCGGAGCATGCCTTATAGACGAGGTTATCTATTTTATGGACCCCCTGGAACTGGAAAGTCGTCTCTGTCAGTTGCCATCGCTGGCGAATTTGGACTGGATCTTTATGAAGTCAAGATTCCCAGTGTGGCCACGGATGCAGATCTGGAGCAGATGTTTCAGGAAATTCCTCCGCGTTGTGTCGTCTTGCTCGAAGATATCGATGCAGTTTGGACGGATCGTTCAAACTCAGATAACGGGCAAGAGGGAAGTTCTGCGCCCAATTGCACCCTTTCCGGGCTTTTGAATGTCTTGGATGGCGTTGGTTCGGTTGAAGGACGCATCATTATCATGACCACCAATCATCCCGAACAGTTGGACAGCGCATTGGTACGACCAGGACGAGTCGATATGAAGGTTCTCCTAGGCAACATCAGTCGAAAGTCAGCAGAAGAGATGTTCATTCGCATGTTTTCTCCTGATCTCGGATGCACCTCGCATCTTGATatggatgagatcaagaagcttgctgcGGAATTTGGGAAAGAGATTCCCGACGATACGTTTACACCATCTTTATTGCAGGGCTTCTTTCAGTTGCATTTGGAGAGCCCTCAGGAGGCTGCTTCAAGTATAGGAGCTTGGGTTAAAAGggagctcgagaagagtTCGGAAAAGGAGTTTGAGCTTATTACGGGCAAGAGAAAGCTATAA